In Aquipuribacter hungaricus, one DNA window encodes the following:
- a CDS encoding ribonucleotide-diphosphate reductase subunit beta, giving the protein MSILGTGITEGLLLKPVRYQWAADLYDQAVANTWFPHEVQLGEDLADFRRMSEEERHALTFLMSYFNPNELLVNKALAFGVYPYVAAAEAHLYLAKQMWEEANHVMAFEYVLETFPINREKAYAAHVDVPSMAAKEEFEVRYVRRMAEQTVDITTVEGKKDFVRNLVAYNVVLEGIWFYSGFMVALSFRQRNLLRNFGALIDWVVRDESLHLKFGINLVLTVLEENPELQTAEFADEIRQMVLDAVALEEAYNRDLLPHGILGMNADYINSYVRYLADRRLEELGFEAHYGDTNPARWMATANDTLQLVNFFESINTSYEVDARAGS; this is encoded by the coding sequence GTGAGCATCCTCGGGACCGGCATCACGGAGGGCCTGCTCCTCAAGCCCGTCCGCTACCAGTGGGCGGCCGACCTCTACGACCAGGCCGTGGCCAACACCTGGTTCCCCCACGAGGTCCAGCTCGGCGAGGACCTGGCGGACTTCCGGCGCATGAGCGAGGAGGAGCGGCACGCGCTCACCTTCCTCATGAGCTACTTCAACCCCAACGAGCTGCTGGTCAACAAGGCCCTGGCCTTCGGGGTGTACCCCTACGTCGCCGCGGCCGAGGCGCACCTGTACCTGGCCAAGCAGATGTGGGAGGAGGCCAACCACGTCATGGCCTTCGAGTACGTCCTGGAGACCTTCCCCATCAACCGCGAGAAGGCCTACGCCGCGCACGTCGACGTCCCGTCCATGGCCGCCAAGGAGGAGTTCGAGGTCCGCTACGTCCGGCGGATGGCCGAGCAGACCGTGGACATCACCACCGTGGAGGGCAAGAAGGACTTCGTCCGCAACCTCGTCGCCTACAACGTGGTGCTCGAGGGGATCTGGTTCTACTCCGGCTTCATGGTCGCGCTGTCGTTCCGGCAGCGGAACCTGCTGCGCAACTTCGGCGCCCTGATCGACTGGGTGGTGCGCGACGAGAGCCTGCACCTGAAGTTCGGCATCAACCTCGTGCTCACCGTGCTGGAGGAGAACCCGGAGCTGCAGACGGCCGAGTTCGCCGACGAGATCCGGCAGATGGTCCTGGACGCCGTGGCCCTGGAGGAGGCCTACAACCGGGACCTGCTCCCCCACGGCATCCTCGGGATGAACGCCGACTACATCAACAGCTACGTCCGGTACCTGGCCGACCGACGCCTCGAGGAGCTCGGGTTCGAGGCGCACTACGGCGACACCAACCCGGCGCGGTGGATGGCGACGGCGAACGACACCCTGCAGCTGGTCAACTTCTTTGAGTCCATCAACACCAGCTACGAGGTGGACGCCCGGGCCGGCTCGTGA